The DNA sequence GCTGAAAGGTGACATCCCTCGGTCAAAAGCCTTAAGTCAAGTGACTGCCCTGTGCTCTGGTCCCAGGCAATACTGAATACACATTAAATCCCAAGAGCCCCCACTTACTAATCAACAAAATGGGGGCGGGGGATATACTCCACTAATCTTTAGCGTGAAAAAGTGGTGACTCTCTCTCTaggtcaagaaaaagagaaaagaataaacatgCAATTTGGTAAGTTTCAAGTGTTCACTTTGCTGGTTCAATCATTTGGCAATCCTGATTCAGTAACCATTTGGCCACCCTGATCCAGTAACCATTGCCCAGATTTAGCGGCAACAGATGATCCTTGCCTGCCCACCGTCCAGAAGGCCCCTTACCCTATCACGCACCTCCacaataaacacttaaaatcaTGAATCTAAACCCGGAGCTGTTACTGACGGAAAGGGACCACCAAAGATACAGCACATGTTTAAATGAACAATGAACACAGGCTCTCAGGCCAAACTGTCTGCATCCATCTTTGGGATAAGCTCTGAAACCCTGGGATGCACTctgcctgtttcttcacctgcaaaTAGGAATGTAACAGTACCCAACTCAGAAGATCGCGGTTAGGCTTCAATGAGTGAATTCATGCAAAGCACTACACCAGGACGGGACACAGGTAAGGGCTTAGTGAACACAGGCTGTCGTTATCACTGGTTCAGTCAAGGTCTCTATTCAGGGCTGCCTGTGGAATGAGAGCCATCTGGGGTCACCCGCTGgtcaattatttattaaaaacctactatgtgccaaacaccgAAAAAGTGCGAGTACTATAACTGACTAGGCCAAGCCATTCAATCTCCTCTAAGTCAGGAAATAACAGTACCTGCTGCACAGAGCAGAGAAACCTAAATGAGAGAACTTACCCAAAGTAAGCAAGTCAGCACCCTGAGTCACAGCAAGCGCTCAACGCGTATCATCAATCACTGTACACCTTCTCTCCTACAAACTGGGAAGTGACTTTCAAAGTTAACTAATTTACCCACTTGGTCCAGAGCCTAATACATTCCTTGAAGGCATGGTAGGAATTCAATTAGCACTCCTTGCACTGAATTTCAAAAATTCCCTGCACCCCCCAGCTTACCATCAACACTCCCAAAAATGcaggaaaaagatgaataaaaagacCATCCACTACTCTGCACCAGGTTATCGTATCAGCGCCTTACTACACCTTTGCTTTCTGATCTTCAGAAGTCTCCGCATTTGTTACCACGCACGAAAGTACTTTCAGAGAAAAACTTTTGGATCACCACTTTTTTCCAAACCGGTCCCTTATGTCAGCCGGAAGACCGCACTATTTCTGCATTTCCACGGGCACACTGCCTCCTGCTTGCTTTTCCCTTCAGTGGGAAGCTAGTGGTCCATCTCAGAAGAGTTTGCTTTCTCTGCTGCTACAAGCTAGGAAACAAACTATCCTTGAGAATTAGCAAAAGGGAAGGCTACACAGCATTTACAAGAGAATGGGAACTTTTTTATATCCAAAGCCCGTTTAGGCAGTTTGTTTAGAAATAAACTGAAGTCGTGCATTCCTGCTTCTGACAGCCGCCAGGGCTGGGCAGCATTGTCTGGGGAGAAGCGCGCCGGGCCGGCCAACTTTTCGTTAAAGACGGTGCCATCCTATTCGGAACAAAGTGAAAGGTCAGCGGGGCGCAGGAGAGGCGCCGGGAGCGGACGGCCTCGCCTCGGCTCGCGCCGCGAAGTTGGCCGGCTCGCCCCACTTTCCCTTTTGTCCTCCGCCCCTTCAGCGGGGCTCCCGGCCGAGGCCCGGGGCGCGCGGGGGCGGCGGCGCGGACGCGGGCGGCCGGCCCTCACCgcgcgccccgcccgccgccccccgcccgccggcCGCCCCCCGCCAGCCGGCCGCACAAAGCGCGCCCCGCGCGGCGCGGCCCGGACGCCGGCGGCCTCGGCCCGGCCTCGGCCTgaggcgcggcggcggcggcggcggcggcggcggggaggcGCGGGCCCGCCCGGCCCCCGCCGGCTCGGCGCCCCCGCCTGCCCGTGCGCCCGCCCGCCCGTCGGCTCCGCGCCCGCCGGCTCCgcgcccgccgcccccgccgccgccggcccGCCGCCCCGCTCCTCACCTCGGCATCGGCGGCGGCCATGGCCCGGGCCCGCAGCgtggccccgcccctcccgcgcGCCATCGCCCCGCCCGCGCCTCGCGGctcagggcggggcggggctggttACGCGCGTCTGCGCCTGCGCCCGCGCCCGCACCTGCGCACTGCAGCCCGGCGTGCGGCGTCCGTGGCGCGGGCCTGCGCCGACCGGAACCGACGCGCGCGGgcgaggtggggggcggggccggacGCAGCGATCTTCCGGAGGTGTCGCGGCGGCCAAGCGTCGTCCTCCGGTTTtcgcaaatatcttttccttctACGTGGGCATTCTGTTGGGCTGGCCGGGGTGGAGAAGGACCCCTGACCTTTAACCCCGGACACACATTGATTCCGTCGGCCTTCCCAGAAGGCGGATCCTGACTTGCGTCCTAGGGCGGTGCCCGGGTTCGAGGGTATTCCCGGCATGGTGGGGCGGGTCTTGGTTGGGGTGAATGCCCACCTAGAGGGTGTTTACGGGTTGTGCCCGGTGGTGAGGGTGCCCcggctggaggggggggggtgtgtcCTGCTAGGAGTGGGTGCCGACTGTGTGCCGACTGAGAAGGCTGccccgatggggggggggggggggggggggaatgttcCGACGGGAGGATTGCCCCAACTTTGGGAGGATGTCTCAATGAGGAGACTTGCCTCCGTTTGGGGTGCTTCGGTTAGAAGAGGTGCCCTGATTAGGGGTAATGTCACAGCTGGTGGGTGCTCTGGCCAGGGTCCGTTTCTTCTGTGGGAGAGTATGCACTGATTAGGGAAGGTGGCCCGCTATGAAAGTGTGCTCTGGATGGGGACAGTGTTCTGATTGGAAGGCTGGGGGTAGAATGGGGATTGTCCCAATGAGGAAGACTGCCCCCCGCTAGGAACGGGGTTCTCCAGTTAGGTGTTCCCAGCCTGGGCAGCCTCCCTGATCACCCCAAGCTCCTTGAATCGGCACCTACCCAGCAGCCTGCCTCCCAGTTTTGCACGGGGAAGATCTCCGCACACCCAGTCGCCTTCATGGACAGCATCACATAAACTGGCTtcgccacccccccgccccccatggtCAGACTGAATTCTATCATCTTCTGGCAGTTGAAGAAAGATGTATAGACCGAAACTGGGGTTCTCTGACCGGTCTTTGCAACAAGAACTGAGGAGGCTCTGAGTTGAAGGCTAACCTGCTCCACCCCCTCGCGCATGCGGGCTCACTCTCAGGGGACTCCAGAAAAATTACTCTACTAAGGTGGACATTGACAGTCACACAGGTGCAAAGGAGGAAATGGACGACTGTAAGTACCTAGGAAATCTTCCCTGTTTCTTTGGGGCAACCTAAGTCAGCTCCTAACAGGCTTGGGACCCTTGACTGTTTGGAGCCTCAAGACTGGAAGCTCGGGAGTAGTCATGACCTGTACGGCCCAATTTAACTCACCTCCACTCACACCTAACTCTGGCACCATACTCTCCATCTCCACTCCTGCCTTGGGCTCTagtctgtcccttccctgaaACGCTTTTATCTCAGGTATGTGTGGCTCACTTCTCTGCCATGGCTGGGTCTCAAATACCACCTCTTCAGGAAAGCCTTCCCTTACCTCCCTACCGAAAACAATACTGCACCCCAGAacttccttgctttattttactCCTTGGCACTCCACTGTTATATTGTCTGTCTTTCCCATTAAAATGTAAGTCCAGAAAGTCAGGGACTTTTATCTTGTACGCCTTAGTGCTTATAACAATGCTTGGcatgcaggagaaaaaaataaatatttgttgagtgaataagatgtggagaaaaaatcCTTTACCAGGCAAACACTGACCATGAGTCAATGCGTCAGAAGTAGGATATGCTCCCGTTTTGCTCTGTCAGCCCAACCCACCCTATCCTTGTATGATCATTGATCATTTATGTTAAGTGCAGTTTTTAACACATGCCATGTGAACCATCACATCAGTCCTGAGAGGCAAGACTCTTACCCATGTTCTGagtgaggaaaccaaagcaaaagagTTGAGTGCCCTCAAGACTACCTGACtgttgagaggcagagacaggattgAAACCCAGGCACATTTTCAACTATGAGGCTACCACTAGCAGATGGTTTGCAGATTATCCTCCTTGTGGCATATTTTGAGCTTTCCTCCAATGTTTATCCTCTCCTTGTCCAACAAATAGTAACGTTTTAGCTGGGTACGTGGCTACCTGACTAAAGAGCACATTTCCAACTGTCAAAGGTAGCTGGGTGGATGTTTGCACAAATGATAGAATCTACTTCCCAGCCTATACCCCCCCACAAGAAGTTAGAGGTGCAGGCCCAGTAAACTGGGTGATGATGAAATCTGGAATGGCCACTCTGGACCCAGGAGTGGAAGCCCGAACTGGAGAATGACAGCTAGGTCACCAAGCCCAAATTTTGCACTTCTGGACTGTTAAGTGTACAAGAAGTAAATGGGCAGGGGCTCAAGATGTCTTCTCATAATCCCATAAATGTCTTCTAGATTAAGGTAACGGACACCTATCCAGTCACTCCCTCACCATATGGCAGATAGGGAATTTGAACCCAAAGTCTTATCTTAACCACACCTCCATTATTTCCTAAAGCACAGTCCACAATCATTGGCCCCGTTGGGCATTTACAGACCCTCCCCTCAGCCCTGGAACATCTGCAGATGTCCCTTTGGTAAACGTTGCTCTTCCGAACCcggtttttatttgttcttgggTTCCTTGGATCCTAGACAACAGGCATTTGAAGGGGACCTCAGGAGCAGGTGTGGCCTTGGCCTTGTGTTCACACTTGGATGAGAGGGGAGCAACAGTATCCCTCACAGCCAGAGTAGCAGTGATAACAGCAGGGACTTGAGACTTGAGGCCAAGGATAAGGGAATAGCGCAAGAGGCAGAGGCTTGGGCAAGCCCTCCTCCTCATCCCCCAAGGGATTTCCTCTGACAAGGAGGTCTGAGCCGCTCCCCCTGGAATGATGGGTGCTAGAGGGGAAAGTCCAAGGTTTGTGACAATCAAACGGAACAGGGGTGATCTCCCCacgttacaaatacattttaaattaatgccAAGGCCCCAGACATGCAAGCCCAGCTTAAAGGGCACATCCTTAAGCAGAACCATAAAAGCGAAGGCCAGCCGGGCCCGAGTTGAAGTTAACCGGCCCACGCTGGTTGGTCCCGCTCCCCCAGCCTGTCTTCCAGCCCTAGGCACCAGGAAGGATGGGCCCATACCCGAGGAAAGGGGCACGCGCCCAGGAAGGGACTGGGAGACCCAGAAGCCGGGGGCCCAGAACCAAGAgaggggcagggcctggagggCGCGTGCCCGGGAAGGGCGGGGCCAGGAGGAGGGCGCGCGCCGAGGAAGGCCCGCAGGGTTAGGCCGCCGCGCACTGAGCTGGAGGAGGGCGCCAGAGAGGCCGGCCTGTGCCCAGCTCTACAAATGAAGCGCTTTATTTACACTCCATCTCTCTAGGCCCCAGTCCCCGGGGAGAGGCTGATCCCGAGGCGGAGGCTGCGAGGAACGGCCGGGCAGCAGCAGGTCCTGAGTGCGACGGGCCAGGCCAGGAGCAAAGGCACGAGGCCCTGGGCGCCCGGTCCCAGGGCAGAGGTCAGCCCACCCGGAAAAGGCGGCACAGGGTCAGCTCCCGGGCGTCAGGCTGGGATCTGCACCGCCACAGCTCTGCTCATAGGATGGCGGGGCCTCTGCGGGGAAAGAGCAAAGTCTGcaaggggctcctggggcccTCTCCCCCAGCCAGACCCCAGGCCTCTCACTCACCATAGGGATAACCCCATGAGCTGTATTCTGGGGGCAGGATCAAGGTACTGGTGGTGGGCACTGGCCCTCCTGAACCCTCTGCAAAGTAGGGAACAGTGGCACCTGTAGAGATGCacaagggagggggcagtgggtggggagcagggctgccATCCTGAGGGCGGGGCTCAGGGGCAGCAGGCACAGAGCCGAAGGTGGCAGGTAGTGACTGCTGTTGTGAGTGGCTCTTCGTGGAGAGGGAGACTGCGTCTGCAAAGTGGGGGCTGCTGGCCGCAGCCTCCGCCTCCTCCTGGGGCGGTGCGGAGGGCACCACCGGGATCGAGGCCCCAGgaggcagccctgggcctggccgGGGGCTCAGCGGGGCGTGGTTCACAGCAATATTGCCGATGAAGACAGGAAGGGTCACGGTGGCTTCAGGCACCTTCAGGGAGACCTGGGGAGGATGGGAGAGTGAGGCTAGGCCACctgccccctttccccaccccgCTCCCTCCAACCCCCAGCACCTGCAAGTAGTAGTCCACGTGGATAAGGCTGCAACCTGGCAGGGCTGACTGGGGCAGGGCGGGCACCAGGATCTGCTCTTGCCACTGGGCCCGCCTCCAGGCCTTGACACCCGCACCCTCTACCTCTGCGATGGTCCGCACATCATAGATCCAGCGCTTGGCCTTGTAGGATACTTTCTGGGGAAGGGCCAGCCTGTGAGCCTGGGCAGGCCAGGCACCTACCCCTCCTCTGGTCCCATGGGGACAGGCCCTGACAGTCAGAGGGGACTCTGACCTGCAGCAGACTGGCTACCACAGGGCTGGTGTCCTTGCCTGACTGGTTCTCGATGTCAGCCTGCAGCCGCAGCACCTGGCCCACCACGTAGCCACGGAGGTCGGTGCTGGCGGTGAGGACCACGCTGCCCGTCTTCACCAGCTTGTAGGAGAACTTCTTGGTGGTGGAGGCCACGTTGGGTTGCTTGAGGGGAGGGCAGTAGTGAGGGGGTTTGGTGGGCGTGGGCAGCCTAGATCCCTAAGGCCTCTCGCTGAACAAGCCCACTGTGCCCTGCtatcccctgccccccagacaCAGCACAGTTAGCTCGGGACAGAGAGGCCGCTGCTCTTCTAGATCCCGGCCACCTCATCTTAGTTGAGGACAGGACATCCGGCAAAGGTGGGGACCACCCAGGAGACCACCGCTCCATCCTCACCTCGATGTCAGGGATGCTGTTCAGATTCAGGGGGCTCAAGATATAGAACACACGGCTGCACTGGTGATCCTTGGAAAAACGTGGTGTGTCGATGGTGGCCCGCACCTGGTGTACAATCTTCCCAAAAGGGCCTTCAAAGGACGTTGGCGCTGTGgctggagagagagcagggaatgGCACCcaactgccccctgccccacctcctgtCCACCAACTGTCACCAAGAGGCCTGGCCAGGCAAGGCTGGGCTCTTACCAGGAAGCAGGAACTGAAAGGGGAAGTTGTGCTCTCCAGCGGGCAGGCTTCCTGCAGAGACAGGAGGGGGGTGTAGGGGAGAGGGGGCTCAGGAGCCTTGAGGTGACACCACAGGACACAGGTTGGAAGCAGGCCCTGCAGCTGACCAGCTCACACGGACTCTGGCTACTGGGTCTCCCAGCCTCTGAGTCCAGGCACGACAGCAGCAACGGGCTGCAGCCTGGGCAAAGGAAGTGATGCAAGATCTTGGCTTGAACAGGAAAGGGAGATGGGGTTGTTCCAGGAGCCAGAGCCCACCCAAATCAAGAAGGAACTGGCCCCCTTCAGCCACCCAACCCCTATCAGGCAAtacccagagcctgatggggagagAAATACACCAGGATGCCAAGTAGTGCTAGAGGGTGAGCCAGCACGGGGgtcccagagcctgatggggaggcAGGGTGGACAGACGGGCCCCACGCTCAACCAAGGTCTGCCGTGGGCGGGGTCACTATACACAGTGAGGCCAAGTACAGTCTCCCAAACTCACCCTTGTCAGCCAGCGACAGCGCACTGTTGAAGTAGCCCTCCTCCACTACCCACGCTGCATCATTGGCCTTGTTGGACACCCTGCAGGAACCCATGCAGGTCACTCGGATGGCTGCAAGGGGGGGATGGCGTGAGTCCCAGCCAGCTACTGTCCTcgacccctccctgcccccaccacagaGACTTAGGTAGGGCTTGCAGCACTAAAGGGTGCTGGGACTTAGGCAGGCCAGCAAGTGGCCTGCTGCTCTCCAGAGGATGCCTCCTGTCCATCCTCCATCTTGCGGTACTCCCAGTACAGTGCTCCCATGGCAATGAGGCACAGAGTTACATCTGTCCTGAAGCCCAGAACAGGAAGGCCCCAGTGGTCACTCAGATGACACCTGCACAACCCCAGCCTGTTAACCTCTGTTCCCAGCCACCCCTGGGCCCACCAGACCTGTGAAGACTTAGCTGCCTATAGGGCATGCTTGGGACACCAATGATGAACAGAAGCCCATGGGAGCCGCTGACCTCCAACCCTACTTCCTGCTGCCTCACAGGCAAGTCAGCTAGGCTGGGAGGCACCCCTTTATGCTCCAGGAAACTAACTGCTCACCCTCATGACACAGGAATGTGGTCAGACCTGCCTGAGCAGATAAGGTACCCAACAGTCTGGCACACTGGCAGGTGAGGACACCCTTGACTTCCTGGACCAGTGCTGCCCAGGAGGACTGGTTTTCAACATCAAGAGATGGTTCCGTCCTCTCCCCGACTCTCCTGTGGAAGCACCCAGACCAGAAGCACGGGTCACCCCACCTTTCTGTGGTCGGGAACTCAAATTCCTCACTCTAATGGACATATGCCCAGAGACCACTATGGTCACAGGCTGTGGCTGGACAACCAAGAAGACAGCACGGCTGGAGAACCAAGCAGAGAGGGGCTGGGAGCTCCGTGACTCTCACTCCTGACAGCTCCGCTTCTTTCCCTGCCCCGTGTTGAGACAAGGCCAAAGATGTTagcctccctgcccagcccctcctcttcGTCCCAACTCGATGGTCCAGTGAGGGCAAGGTGACTCAGAATCTGACAGCCTCCTGACAGAGCCACCAGGCAGGAGGAACCTGGTATCCCAAGTGTCCAGGGCCAGGAGCCAGCCACACCAGCCATGTTCATGTCTCCCCAGGCTGACTCCATCCTGCCAAACAGGCCTCCTGTTAGCCATCCACAGACCACCGGGGCTTTCCCCCCACCGTGAACCCTTGGCTCATCCTCCACCCCTGTTGGCACTGCCTGTGACTGGATCCTGATTTCTAATCCACACGCCATCAGCCATCCCTTCCTAGGGCCAGACCCAGAATTGTTCCCACCCCAGAAATCTGGGACATCAGTGATGCTCCTATAGACCCACACAGCCCAAGAGAAACACGACAGGGGAGTGAACAGAACAAGGACGGGAAGCGTGACAATTCCAGATGCCACGTAACTTTAACACTCCCCACGGAGGGGGTGCACTCTCCCTTGAATCTGGCTGTCCTACGAACGCTGGGACCAGCACAGTGTGCCAGAAGGAGTTAAGTGGTCCCCAGATTGGCCCAGTGCCAGCTGAAAACCGACAAGTGACCCCAATGGATGGCACACACAGCTGAAGAATCACTCTGCCCAAATTCCTAATCCACAGCACTGTGGGTCATAGTAAGATGGTCATTTTAAACGACTTAGGAGTGACTTGTTACGTAGAAACTTTTACATAGAAACAGGCAAGAACAGACGTCCAACCTCAGTGGAAATCAGAGAGGCTCATATGAGTTACCATTTTAACCCATCAGACTggcagatattaaatattttgacacATGTTAGGAGACGGAAAGCACACTCCTTTATGGTGATCAAACTGTAGGCTACTGCAGGGGCCCTGAAAAAGCACCAGGAAGATCTGCTGTGAtcttacacacacataccagGGGACTCAACAGTTCTTAGAATCCACcctatagggcacctgggtggttcaatcggatgagagtccgacttcggctccggtcatgatctcacagtttgtgagttcaggccccatatcgggctcactgctgtcagcccagagcctgcttcagatcttctgtccccctctctgtctgcccattccctacttgtgctctccctcaaaaataaatacacattaaaaaaaaaaaaaaaaagaatccacccTAGCTACCCAAGAGCTTCGAGCAACACTGGTACCGAGGACTATCTAGGCATAGCCCACGTCCAACAGCAGGATGGTTAAAACAGTCACCCACCCAGACTGAACTTGGCCCCCAGAATTCCGGTGAACAAGCCATGGGGTCACCTGACCCTAGAAAAACAAACAGTATCAAATCGACCCTTGGGGTATTCCAGGTGGGGGGCAAGTTCTATGACCTTCCCAATGTGCAGGCAAAGAGCCTCTTTTTGCACACATGCCTAAGCCTCTTCAGAGACCTTGCCTGAATGAGCGGCTTCCAATCACTGTCTTGGAGTCAAACAGCCTGTTCCTGTGCACTCTCCTCCACAGGAGAACAATGGAGGTGCAGGGGACAGATACACACAGCAGGCTtgtccctcccacctcctgcagGGGGGGATCTGCTCCCGCAGGTGACCATGACCATCACCAGTGTGATGGGTGGCAGCACAGCCACAGGACAGGGGAGGTATGTTCTGGTAAGGGACAGCCTCTGCCACACAGAAACAAGCCCTGCTGTACCATCTAGGTTTAAAAGTGTTTCAGTTCTAACAGTGGGTCTGGGGCAGCTCCAGTTCTCTAAGGAACATCATCATGTGGACTGTATTCCAGAGAGACTTCTAGAACTTTCCTCCCCAGCCAGCCCTCCCCTGTCCAGTAGCCCTCCTCCCTTGCACCACCTGCCATCACTCTTCATTCTGGTCCCAAAGGTCTCGCCCACCTCCACCAGCTCCCACAAATCCACAGCAGCCCACCTTTTGCCACATCTTTTCACTAAAGCTCTGGCCTGTGAGGCACTTCTGTCTGTCCTGTGTCCAAATCTGAAACATGACAATAATAATGGTGCCCACCTCTCAGGGTTGCTCTGGCGGTTTATAGAGTTGGTCCGCGGGAGGTGGGGAGAATAGTGTCTGGCCTGCAGTGACAGCTCAGGGAACTGACAGAGCTGGGAGCTGACCACTGCTGTCGTCTGGGTACCACCCTCCCTCAATGCCAGAAAAGAGTGCACCCCCGTGTGACCCTCAGCCTCAGGCTCAGCTGGACTTGGGCTCCAGGAAACCGGTTCCTTCCCCAGCTTTCTACAGTAGCTCTGAGGACAGCCAGTGCCCTCATAGCTGAAGTGCAAATCATCACTGTCCCTCCTCAGACAAGTATTTAGTGGGTAAGACTAGGAGCCCCCCAGGAAAGACCTGCTGTCCTCGCCACCTCCATGTCCTCCCAGAGGGGTGGAGGGCCTCCCTGTTGCATCACTGGCTGGTAACAGGAGCTGAACAGGTATCTTAAGATGAAAgatgcttccgattctgtgtctccctctctctctgaccctcccccattcatgcttggtctctgtctcaaaaataaataaacatttaaaaaaaaagtttgttggttttttttttttaattttttttaacctttatttatttttgagacagagagagacagagatgaacggggggagggtcagagagagaaggagacacagaatcaggctccaggctctgagctgtcagcacagagcccgacgcggggctcgaactcatggacggcgagatcacgacctgagccgaagtcggacgcttaaccgactgagccacccaggcgccccaaaaaaagtttttttaaatggggcgcctgcgtggctcagtcggttaagcgtccgacttccgctcaggtcgtgatctcgcggtccatgagttcgagccccgcgtcgggctctgtgctgacagctcagagcctggagcctgattctgtgtctccttctctctctgaccctccccccgttcatgctctgtctctatctcaaaaataaataaacattaaaaaagattttttttatggggcgcctgggtggcgcagtcagttaagcgtccgacttcagccaggtcacgatctcgcagtccgtgagttcgagccccgcgtcgggctctgggctgatggctcggagcctagagcctgtttccgattctgtgtctccctctctctctgcccctcccccgttcatgctctgtctctctctgtcccaaaaataaataaaaaacattggaaaaaaaattttttttaaagattttttttaaagaatgaaagaaccACAGCCTTGCCTTTTCCACACCCAGCTAGGGCTGGAGGAAGCCTTAGAGCAGCCCCAGCACCCACATTCCATCTAGGCCCCTGGGGACAATCTGAAGAATAACCCCTCTGGCTTGAAGTCACTATCCATCTGCTTTTTGGCCGATACCCCCATCTTCCCTCTCCTAATCAGGGGCTCGGCTAGTACATTTACCATCAGGACCATCACCAGGGGCTCCCTTGGTATCCTATGCCCTGTCCATTCACCCACATCTCACCTATCACATGGTCTGGGGGCTCTGCCCAGGCCAGGCCATCCCTTTGCTCTAGTCAGTAACGGTGTGTTTGCTATGGGAACATGACTGGGCGGATGGGCGGATGAGCAAGGCAGTGAGCTCTGCATGGGGTCTCACAGTGGTCGTCCCCCCAGCCAcaagcctgcccctccttcctgcaCCCTGGGCTCTCCCTCAGCCCCATGACACCTCTCACCTGTCACTTGTGCCCCAGGGAAGGGCTGCACTGTCACAGGGCCCCCTGCCAGAAACATAACTACCCCCACTCAAACTCCAAACTCCAACTAAGGAGACAACAGTCATCAGGGGGAGGCCCCACTAGGCCAGACACCTGACCAGAAGCACCTACACCCACTCAGTTTCTTTCTAGAGCCATGTGGCCTCAAACACAGAAACGTCAAGGGTCAGACCCGTCCAGGACAGGGGCAGCAGCTGCCCAGAAAGGTGGGCAGTGGCTCTCAGTCCTCAGTAGGCACCAGAAGCACTGAGCAGTCAACCACACTAACGCCCAGAGGATCAAGGTCCAGAGCGATGCCTGACGGCTATGGTTTTGGCCAAGCACGCCAAGGTGGAGAAGCACCCCAGCAGGAACACCCTCACACACAGTCTTGCACTCAGAGCCAGTGATCGGGCATAGAGGCCCCGGGGCTGCAGCTTTGCTCACTGCACCCTGAGGGCTGAACGCTGAAGTCCCATCCAGAGC is a window from the Felis catus isolate Fca126 chromosome D4, F.catus_Fca126_mat1.0, whole genome shotgun sequence genome containing:
- the ARRDC1 gene encoding arrestin domain-containing protein 1 isoform X1 codes for the protein MGRVQLFEVCLSHGRVVYSPGEPLAGAVRVRLGAPLPFRAIRVTCMGSCRVSNKANDAAWVVEEGYFNSALSLADKGSLPAGEHNFPFQFLLPATAPTSFEGPFGKIVHQVRATIDTPRFSKDHQCSRVFYILSPLNLNSIPDIEQPNVASTTKKFSYKLVKTGSVVLTASTDLRGYVVGQVLRLQADIENQSGKDTSPVVASLLQKVSYKAKRWIYDVRTIAEVEGAGVKAWRRAQWQEQILVPALPQSALPGCSLIHVDYYLQVSLKVPEATVTLPVFIGNIAVNHAPLSPRPGPGLPPGASIPVVPSAPPQEEAEAAASSPHFADAVSLSTKSHSQQQSLPATFGSVPAAPEPRPQDGSPAPHPLPPPLCISTGATVPYFAEGSGGPVPTTSTLILPPEYSSWGYPYEAPPSYEQSCGGADPSLTPGS
- the ARRDC1 gene encoding arrestin domain-containing protein 1 isoform X2; this translates as MGSCRVSNKANDAAWVVEEGYFNSALSLADKGSLPAGEHNFPFQFLLPATAPTSFEGPFGKIVHQVRATIDTPRFSKDHQCSRVFYILSPLNLNSIPDIEQPNVASTTKKFSYKLVKTGSVVLTASTDLRGYVVGQVLRLQADIENQSGKDTSPVVASLLQKVSYKAKRWIYDVRTIAEVEGAGVKAWRRAQWQEQILVPALPQSALPGCSLIHVDYYLQVSLKVPEATVTLPVFIGNIAVNHAPLSPRPGPGLPPGASIPVVPSAPPQEEAEAAASSPHFADAVSLSTKSHSQQQSLPATFGSVPAAPEPRPQDGSPAPHPLPPPLCISTGATVPYFAEGSGGPVPTTSTLILPPEYSSWGYPYEAPPSYEQSCGGADPSLTPGS